TGGGCGCAGCGCTACGGCCTCAAGCTCGGCGATCGCATCACCCTGCTGCTCGGCGAACAGCAGCGCAGCTTCACCGTGACCAGCGTGCGCAAGGCCGACTGGGATTCGTTCCGGGTCAACTTCTTCCTGCTGCTCAACGCCGGTGCGGTGCAGGATGCGCCGTACAACCTGATCTCCGCGTTCCACCTGCCGCGCGGTTCCGCCGCGCAGCTGAGCGGGCTCAGCCGCACCTACCCGAACGTGTCGCTGCTGGACATCGACGCGATCCTGGGCCGGGTGCGCGAAGTGATCGACCGCGTGGCGCAGGCGGTGCAGCTGGTGATGGGCTTCAGCCTGCTGGCCGGCGCGCTGGTGCTGCTGGCGGCGCTGCAGGCCACCGCCGGCGAGCGCCGCTACGACAGCGCGGTGCTGCGCACGCTGGGCGCGCGCCGCGGCCAGCTGCGCGGCGCGGTACTGGTGGAATTCGGTGCGCTCGGCCTGCTTGCGGCGATCCTGGCGGTCGGCGCGGCGGCGGGCATCGGCGTGGTGGTGGCCAAGCAGGCGTTCGAGCTGACGCTGTCGCCGCCGTGGCCGGCGTTGCTGCTGGGCGGGCTCGGCGGCGTGCTGCTGAGCCTGCTGGCCGGCTGGTCGGGCACGCGCCGCATCCTGCGCACGCCGCCGGCGCTGGCGCTGCGCGAGAACTGAGCGCGTTGCGGCCCGGCGCGCCGGGCCGCCGCACATATGCCGGTTGCGTATAAGCACCATCCGAATCGTTGCTTCAACGCGCGCCTGGCGCTGCCTACAGTGGAATCGACGCCGCGTGCCGTGCGCGCGGCGTCGATTCCTCCGCAGACGAGGCCAGACGCATGGCGCGCGCATCCACCGCAACACGGCCTGCCCCCACCGCGGCACCGGCGGTCCGCATCGAACCGTTCGCCGCGCCGCTGGGCGCGCAGGTGCTGGGCCTGGACCTGGCGCAGCCGCTGGACGCGGCCACCTTCGCGCTGCTGCACCGCGCGCACCTGCACTACCACGTGCTGGTGTTCCGCGACCAGCGCATCACCCCGGCGCAGCAGGTCGCCTTCAGCCGTCGCTTCGGCCCGCTGCAGATCCACGTGCTGCGCCAGTTCCAGCTGCCCGAGCAGCCGGAAGTGCTGGTGGTGTCCAACATCAAGGAGAACGGCCAGCCGATCGGGCTGGGCGATGCCGGGCACTACTGGCACTCGGACCTGTCGTACAAGCCGACGCCGAGCCTGGGCTCGATGCTGCTGGCGCAGGAACTGCCGGCCGAGGGCGGCGACACCCTGTTCGCCAACCAGCACCTGGCCTGGGACACGCTGCCGCCGGAGCTGCAGCGCGCGGTCGACGGGCGCCTGGCCGAGCACAGCTACCTGGCCAAGTACGAGGAGCTGCGTGCGCGCAATCCGTGGCGGCCGGCGCTGACCCAGGCGCAGATCGACGAGGTGGCGCCGGTGCGCCACCCGATCGTGCGCACCCATCCTGAAACCGGGCGCCGCGCGCTGTTCGTCAGCGAACATTTCACCACCCGCATCGTCGGCCTGCCGCAGGACGAAAGCGACGCGCTGCTGCAGGCGCTGTTCGCGCACAGCAGCGCCGATCCGCTGGTCTACCGGCATCGCTGGCAGGCGCACGACATGGTGTTCTGGGACAACCGCTCGGTCACCCACCTGGCCGGCGGCACCCCGGACCACCTGCGCCGGCGCCTGCACCGCACCACCATCGAAGGCGACGTGCCGTTCTAGGCCGGCGCCAGCACACCGCATTGCCCCGCAACGTAGCCCTCCCCCCGCAACGGAGCGACGCATGACCGCTTTCGATTCGCCTGCTTTTTCCCCGGCCGCAGCGCCGTCCGTTGCCACGCCGCGGCGCCGGACGCTCTGGTGCGCCGCCGCGCTGCTGGTTGTCGCGCTGTTGCACAGCCTGCCCGCGCGCGCCGAAGGCCGGCTGCGCATCGCCAAGCAGTACGGCATCGTCTACCTGCTGCTGGACGTGGCCCAGGCGCAGAAGCTGATCGAGAAGCACGGCAAGGCGGCCGGCATCGACATCCAGGTCCAGACGCTGCAGCTGTCCGGCGGCGCGGCCGCCAACGATGCGCTGCTGTCCGGCTCGATCGACGTGGCCGGCGCCGGCGTCGGCCCGCTGTTCACGCTGTGGGACCGCACCCGCGGCCGCCAGAACGTGCGCGGCGTGGCCTCGCTGGGCAACTTCCCCTACTACCTGATCAGCAACGATCCGCGGATCAGGACCCTGGACGACTTCGGCCCGCGCGACCGCATCGCGGTGCCGGCGATCGGCGTGTCGGTGCAGTCGCGGCTGCTGCAGCACGCCTCCGCGCAGCGCTGGGGCGAGAAGGCCTACAACCGGCTGGATGCGCAGCAGGTGGCGTTGCCGCATCCCGACGCGGCCGCGGCGATCATCCGCGGCGGCACCGAGATCACCGCGCACTTCGCCAGCCCGCCGTTCCAGGAACAGGAGCTGGCGCGCAATCCGAAGGCGCACATCGTGCTCGATTCGTACGCGATCGAGGGCGGCCCCACCTCGGCCACGGTGCTGTACGCCACCGAGAAGTTCCGCCGCGACAATCCCAAGACCTACCAGGCCTTCGTCGCCGCGCTGGCCGAGGCGGCGGTCTTCGTGCAGCGCCAGCCGGAACAGGCGGCGGACCTGTTCGTGCGTGCCAACGGCGGCAAGATCGACCGCGCGCTGGTGCTGCGCATCCTCAAGGACCCGAAGGTGCAGTTCAAGACCGCGCCGCAGAACACGCTCAAGCTCGGCCAGTTCCTGTACCGGATCGGCGCGATCAAGCAGGCGCCCGGCGCGGTCAAGGACTATTTCTTCGACAGCGCGCACGTCGCCGGGGGCAGCTGAGATGAGCGCATTCGCCTTGGCGCCTGCGCCGCTGCTGCAGGTCGATCGGGTCAGCCTGGAATACGCCGGCGGGACGCGCGTGGTGCGCGCCACCCACCAGGTCAGCTTCGACGCGTACGCCGCCGACCGCCTGGTGCTGCTCGGCCCGTCGGGTTGCGGCAAGTCGACCCTGCTCAAGGCCATCGCCGGCTTCGTCGCGCCCGTCCAGGGGCAGATCCGCCTGGACGGGCAGACGCTGCGCGCGCCGGGCCCGGACCGGGTGGTGGTGTTCCAGGAATTCGACCAGCTGGCGCCGTGGAAGACGGTGCGCCAGAACGTCGCCTTCGGCCTGCGCGCGGCGCGCAAGCTGGGGCGGCGCGAGGCGGCCGAGCGCGCGCAGCATTACCTGCAGAAAGTCGGGTTGTCTGCGTTCGCCGACGCCTATCCGCACACCTTGTCCGGCGGCATGAAGCAGCGCGTGGCGATCGCGCGGGCGCTGGCGATGCAGCCGCGCGTGCTGCTGATGGACGAGCCGTTCGCCGCGCTCGACGCGCTGACCCGCCAGCGCATGCAGGAGCAGCTGCTGGAGCTGTGGGACGAAGCGCGCTTCACCCTGCTGTTCGTGACCCATTCGATCGACGAGGCCTTGCTGGTCGGCAACCGCATCGTGCTGTTGTCGGCGCATCCGGGCCAGGTCCGCGCCGAACTCAACAGCCATGGCTTCGGCCCCGCCAGCGTCGGCAGCGCGCCGTTCCAGCAGGCCGCGCAGCGCATCCACCGGCTGCTGTTCGATCCGCCCGGCGACAGCGGCGCCGACACCGCGGCCGCGGCCGCGGCGGTCGCCGGCAACGTGGCGCCGTTGCGCCGGCGCGCGCCGCTGCGCGAGGCCGCGCCATGAGCGCCGCCGCGCCGCTGCGGCCGCCGATCCGCGCCGAGTACGAGCGCCCGGTCGTTGCCTACGTCGCGACCGCATCGGCGCCGGCGCTGCCGCAGCGGCGGATGCCGGACTGGCTGCGCCAAACGCTGATCCTGCTCGCGCTGGCCGGATTGTGGGAGGCGGCCGCGTACTGGCTCGACGACGACCTGCTGCTGCCGGGCTTCATGCAGACGGCACGCGCGTTCGCCGACGGGCTGTGGTCGGGCGAACTGCTGGGCCGCGTCGGCGCCTCGCTGCGCATGCTGGCGCAAGGCTATGCGCTGGGCGTGGTGCTGGCCTTCGCGCTGACCGCGCTGGCGGTCTCGACCCGGATCGGCCGCGACCTGCTGGGCACGCTGACCGCGATGTTCAATCCGCTGCCGGCGATCGCCCTGCTGCCGCTGGCCCTGCTGTGGTTCGGCCTGGGCAACGGCAGCCTGGTGTTCGTGCTGGTGCACGCGGTGCTGTGGCCGCTGGCGCTGAACACCTATGCCGGCTTCCAGGGCGTGCCGGAGACGCTGCGCATGGCCGGGCGCAACTACGGCCTGCGCGGCCTGCGCTACGTGGTCGCGATCCTGGTGCCGGCCGCGCTGCCGGCGATCCTGTCCGGGCTGAAGATCGCCTGGGCCTTCGCCTGGCG
The Xanthomonas sp. AM6 DNA segment above includes these coding regions:
- a CDS encoding TauD/TfdA family dioxygenase, with amino-acid sequence MARASTATRPAPTAAPAVRIEPFAAPLGAQVLGLDLAQPLDAATFALLHRAHLHYHVLVFRDQRITPAQQVAFSRRFGPLQIHVLRQFQLPEQPEVLVVSNIKENGQPIGLGDAGHYWHSDLSYKPTPSLGSMLLAQELPAEGGDTLFANQHLAWDTLPPELQRAVDGRLAEHSYLAKYEELRARNPWRPALTQAQIDEVAPVRHPIVRTHPETGRRALFVSEHFTTRIVGLPQDESDALLQALFAHSSADPLVYRHRWQAHDMVFWDNRSVTHLAGGTPDHLRRRLHRTTIEGDVPF
- a CDS encoding ABC transporter substrate-binding protein, producing the protein MTAFDSPAFSPAAAPSVATPRRRTLWCAAALLVVALLHSLPARAEGRLRIAKQYGIVYLLLDVAQAQKLIEKHGKAAGIDIQVQTLQLSGGAAANDALLSGSIDVAGAGVGPLFTLWDRTRGRQNVRGVASLGNFPYYLISNDPRIRTLDDFGPRDRIAVPAIGVSVQSRLLQHASAQRWGEKAYNRLDAQQVALPHPDAAAAIIRGGTEITAHFASPPFQEQELARNPKAHIVLDSYAIEGGPTSATVLYATEKFRRDNPKTYQAFVAALAEAAVFVQRQPEQAADLFVRANGGKIDRALVLRILKDPKVQFKTAPQNTLKLGQFLYRIGAIKQAPGAVKDYFFDSAHVAGGS
- a CDS encoding ABC transporter ATP-binding protein, producing the protein MSAFALAPAPLLQVDRVSLEYAGGTRVVRATHQVSFDAYAADRLVLLGPSGCGKSTLLKAIAGFVAPVQGQIRLDGQTLRAPGPDRVVVFQEFDQLAPWKTVRQNVAFGLRAARKLGRREAAERAQHYLQKVGLSAFADAYPHTLSGGMKQRVAIARALAMQPRVLLMDEPFAALDALTRQRMQEQLLELWDEARFTLLFVTHSIDEALLVGNRIVLLSAHPGQVRAELNSHGFGPASVGSAPFQQAAQRIHRLLFDPPGDSGADTAAAAAAVAGNVAPLRRRAPLREAAP
- a CDS encoding ABC transporter permease, producing MSAAAPLRPPIRAEYERPVVAYVATASAPALPQRRMPDWLRQTLILLALAGLWEAAAYWLDDDLLLPGFMQTARAFADGLWSGELLGRVGASLRMLAQGYALGVVLAFALTALAVSTRIGRDLLGTLTAMFNPLPAIALLPLALLWFGLGNGSLVFVLVHAVLWPLALNTYAGFQGVPETLRMAGRNYGLRGLRYVVAILVPAALPAILSGLKIAWAFAWRTLIAAELVFGATSGQGGLGWYIFQNRNELYTDRVFAGLAMVILLGLLVEGAGFRVLERLTVRRWGMQR